The following proteins come from a genomic window of Leptospira neocaledonica:
- a CDS encoding flagellin — MIINHNLSAVNSHRSLKFNELAVDKTMKALSSGMRINSAGDDASGLAVSEKLRTQINGLRQAERNTEDGMSFIQTAEGFLQQSSDIIQRIRVLAIQTSNGIYSPEDRQLVQVEVSALVDEVDRIASQAEFNRFKLFEGDFARGSKRASMWFHMGPNQNQRERFFIGTMTSRALKLTKADGRPIAVSSPGEANEVIGLADAALGKIMKQRADMGAYFNRLEHSAKGLMAAYENMQASESRIRDADMAEEMVALTTKQILVQSGTAMLVQANLKPNSVLKLLQM, encoded by the coding sequence ATGATTATCAATCACAACCTGAGTGCGGTGAATTCTCACCGCTCTCTGAAGTTCAACGAGCTAGCTGTGGATAAAACCATGAAAGCTTTGTCTTCCGGCATGCGGATCAATTCTGCCGGTGACGATGCTTCGGGTTTGGCTGTCTCCGAAAAACTCAGAACGCAGATCAACGGACTGAGGCAAGCGGAGAGAAATACGGAAGACGGGATGAGTTTCATCCAGACTGCGGAAGGATTCCTTCAACAGTCTTCGGATATCATCCAAAGGATCCGGGTTTTGGCCATCCAAACCTCGAATGGGATTTACAGCCCCGAAGACAGACAATTGGTTCAGGTGGAAGTTTCCGCCCTTGTCGACGAAGTGGATCGTATTGCCTCTCAAGCAGAGTTCAATAGATTCAAATTGTTCGAAGGAGACTTCGCTAGAGGTTCCAAAAGAGCTTCTATGTGGTTCCATATGGGACCGAACCAGAATCAAAGGGAAAGGTTCTTCATTGGAACTATGACTTCCCGAGCTTTAAAGCTTACCAAGGCAGATGGTAGACCAATTGCGGTCTCTTCTCCTGGGGAAGCGAATGAAGTGATCGGTTTAGCCGATGCTGCGCTCGGAAAGATCATGAAGCAGAGGGCGGATATGGGAGCTTATTTTAATAGGCTGGAACATTCCGCAAAAGGTCTCATGGCAGCGTATGAAAATATGCAGGCTTCCGAGTCCAGAATTCGTGACGCCGATATGGCGGAGGAGATGGTTGCTCTAACTACTAAACAAATACTCGTGCAGAGTGGTACGGCGATGTTAGTGCAAGCAAATCTTAAACCGAATTCGGTCCTCAAACTTCTCCAAATGTAA
- a CDS encoding exo-beta-N-acetylmuramidase NamZ family protein: protein MRFKERNKKNLTLFIFFLTISSGSCVEASSRSHISKSKIIPAEVSFYEQVLPSLAGKSVVLVTNPSGIGRHPEKILKEFKDKKVKIKHLIGLEHGFLGLEEDFSKSPVTMDETFQLPIYHIYKVKNSEIPAILKGADAIVFDVVDMGMRCYTYLSVLKRLMDNLPDPNTKFILLDHPNPALYLGARGEGIQKKFLNFAGEFPSLFFTGMTLGEAAAFYNGEYLGGKVKLDIISPENLKRGFDWDREGIPWSTPSPNLPMLDSARNYLGLVLLEGVNVSVGRGTQAPFVYFGAPWMNEPEDIISELNEDSKGDYYYQSVFFKPVFGPFKGEICRGLRLTVVNRKYDPIRMAYNLTSIMKKKYKDFKWRQYADGSHNIDFLWGTEKFRESVDAGKTYEEFKASYAESESSTNRLIQKYLIY from the coding sequence ATGCGGTTCAAAGAAAGAAACAAAAAAAACCTAACTTTATTCATTTTTTTTCTGACAATTTCCTCAGGCTCCTGCGTAGAAGCGTCATCCAGAAGTCATATTTCAAAATCCAAAATTATTCCGGCCGAAGTTTCTTTTTACGAACAAGTACTTCCTAGTCTTGCCGGTAAATCCGTTGTGCTCGTTACAAATCCATCTGGAATAGGAAGACATCCTGAGAAGATCTTGAAAGAGTTTAAGGATAAAAAAGTAAAGATCAAACATTTGATCGGACTCGAACACGGTTTTTTAGGATTGGAAGAAGACTTTAGCAAGTCACCAGTCACGATGGACGAGACTTTTCAACTTCCCATTTATCATATTTATAAGGTAAAAAATTCAGAGATCCCTGCAATACTCAAAGGTGCAGATGCAATTGTATTCGATGTAGTTGATATGGGGATGCGTTGTTATACATACTTAAGTGTTCTTAAACGTTTGATGGATAATTTGCCGGATCCAAACACTAAGTTTATTCTTTTGGATCATCCAAACCCTGCATTATATTTAGGTGCAAGGGGAGAAGGTATACAGAAGAAGTTTTTAAACTTCGCGGGAGAATTTCCATCCCTGTTTTTCACGGGTATGACCTTGGGAGAAGCCGCGGCATTTTATAACGGAGAATATCTGGGTGGAAAAGTAAAACTGGATATCATCTCACCTGAAAATCTAAAAAGAGGATTCGATTGGGATAGAGAAGGAATTCCTTGGTCCACACCTTCTCCGAATTTACCAATGTTGGATTCTGCCAGAAATTATTTAGGCTTAGTATTATTAGAAGGAGTGAATGTTTCCGTCGGAAGGGGGACCCAGGCTCCATTCGTATATTTCGGCGCTCCTTGGATGAATGAACCGGAAGATATTATCTCCGAATTGAACGAGGACAGTAAGGGAGATTATTATTACCAAAGTGTATTTTTTAAACCTGTTTTCGGACCTTTTAAGGGAGAAATATGCAGAGGACTTCGTTTAACAGTCGTAAATCGTAAATACGATCCGATCAGAATGGCCTATAATCTTACTTCCATTATGAAAAAGAAATATAAAGATTTCAAATGGAGACAGTATGCGGACGGATCTCATAATATAGATTTCCTTTGGGGAACGGAAAAATTCAGAGAGTCAGTCGATGCAGGTAAGACATACGAAGAATTTAAGGCTTCTTATGCGGAATCCGAATCTTCTACTAACAGATTGATCCAAAAATATCTGATCTACTAA
- a CDS encoding SRPBCC family protein, with protein MNRSENKTYGTFVSSSEVRFERLLPGPIETVWEYLTDSEKRGIWLAKGNMELKVGGKVELNFLHSSLSDEKTYPDRFKAMENGISGSETITAIDAPRLLSFTWHPDSEVRFELEEKGEDVLLTIRHYKLNDEFGKLMVSTGWHTHLDILVSKLYQESVPKFWQTFSKHEEEYTKLISKPSKV; from the coding sequence ATGAATAGATCGGAAAATAAAACGTATGGTACATTTGTTTCATCGAGCGAGGTTCGTTTTGAACGATTATTGCCCGGCCCGATCGAAACCGTTTGGGAATATCTGACTGACTCAGAGAAGCGCGGTATTTGGCTCGCTAAAGGAAACATGGAGCTGAAGGTAGGAGGAAAAGTTGAATTAAACTTTTTACATTCTTCTCTTTCCGATGAAAAAACCTATCCTGATAGATTCAAGGCTATGGAAAACGGTATTAGCGGATCGGAAACAATAACTGCAATTGATGCTCCTCGTCTTTTAAGTTTTACCTGGCATCCTGATTCGGAAGTACGTTTTGAGTTAGAGGAGAAGGGAGAGGATGTTCTTCTTACTATTCGACATTATAAACTGAATGATGAATTCGGTAAACTGATGGTTTCCACCGGTTGGCATACACATTTGGACATATTGGTTTCCAAATTGTACCAAGAATCGGTTCCTAAATTCTGGCAAACTTTTTCAAAACACGAAGAAGAATACACAAAGCTGATCTCTAAACCGAGTAAGGTTTAA
- a CDS encoding ArsR/SmtB family transcription factor — protein sequence MNALDAISDPTRRKILELLFEGEMGAGEIAGHFDISNAAISQHLKVLRETNLIQVRADGQRRIHSLDYRGWKEIQDWLDRAKSFWESRLDVLEKELRANKKKKERG from the coding sequence ATGAACGCTTTAGATGCGATTTCAGATCCGACCAGGCGCAAAATTTTAGAACTTCTATTCGAAGGAGAAATGGGTGCAGGTGAGATTGCTGGGCATTTTGATATAAGTAATGCTGCTATCTCCCAACATTTAAAAGTTCTAAGAGAAACAAATTTGATCCAGGTGAGAGCAGACGGTCAAAGAAGGATCCATTCTCTAGATTATAGAGGCTGGAAGGAAATCCAGGATTGGCTAGATAGAGCAAAATCTTTCTGGGAAAGCAGATTGGACGTTTTGGAAAAGGAATTGAGAGCAAATAAGAAGAAGAAGGAAAGAGGATAA
- a CDS encoding LIC_11883 family protein, giving the protein MRVRFVIIFYLCFFFSLFAENESGEWKEYGLKEVLGRLKFYAFAKIAQSVRTGASFDQELYVKETPCDQNFPRLEGNFQCALLRVSTLEDTLTDGSEPKTPSIASATNGLTPSKTIPPIPVKAKWYEGRTLAGKGVLSLPGKEGQSDLKLFYHTDGRLSHYSYEDKIVVFDWKGQELSTILIVKVDPILRPLGGKEYFFP; this is encoded by the coding sequence ATGAGAGTCAGATTCGTTATTATATTCTACCTTTGTTTTTTCTTCTCTCTTTTTGCAGAAAACGAAAGTGGAGAATGGAAAGAATACGGTTTAAAAGAAGTTTTGGGCCGTTTGAAATTTTATGCATTCGCTAAAATTGCCCAAAGTGTGCGCACGGGCGCTTCCTTTGATCAAGAATTGTATGTAAAAGAAACTCCTTGTGATCAGAACTTTCCTAGATTAGAGGGAAATTTCCAATGTGCTTTGCTTAGAGTTTCTACCTTAGAAGATACTTTGACAGATGGCTCTGAACCTAAAACTCCGAGTATTGCCTCTGCTACGAATGGTCTAACTCCGAGTAAAACAATACCTCCCATTCCAGTAAAAGCAAAATGGTATGAGGGAAGAACTCTCGCAGGAAAAGGTGTACTTTCTCTGCCCGGAAAAGAAGGGCAGAGTGATTTAAAATTATTTTATCATACGGATGGAAGACTTAGCCATTATTCCTACGAAGATAAAATAGTTGTTTTTGACTGGAAAGGCCAAGAGTTAAGCACTATTCTAATCGTAAAAGTGGATCCTATATTACGACCGCTCGGTGGTAAGGAATATTTTTTCCCATGA
- a CDS encoding DUF2797 domain-containing protein produces MKELSSGFLRMMDHEGIDPVEYIWVVASYPSSESGKQEAQYLPANFKIGSLVGKRVKLEFTGKIRCVNCGKVTSKSFNQGSCFSCFQTLAENDLCILRPETCHFHLGTCREPEWGEGYCFQKHTVYLANTSGLKVGITREKPVSNRWVDQGAQEAIPLLEVSSRRDAGLIEKQFTSIIDDKTKWQKMVTEDSGPFDLISKKKELLEVLDSWDLGVPYTESEEQKITKLSYPISEYPKKSKSFSPDKETEIDSKLLGIKGQYLLFEDVVINIRAYGGYEIRLYSE; encoded by the coding sequence ATGAAAGAACTCTCTTCCGGTTTTTTGCGAATGATGGACCACGAAGGTATCGACCCGGTAGAATATATCTGGGTAGTAGCTTCTTATCCTTCTTCCGAATCCGGAAAACAAGAGGCACAATATCTGCCTGCAAATTTTAAGATCGGAAGTCTTGTAGGCAAAAGGGTAAAACTAGAATTTACCGGAAAGATTCGTTGTGTGAATTGTGGAAAAGTCACAAGTAAAAGTTTCAACCAAGGAAGTTGTTTTTCCTGCTTCCAAACTTTAGCTGAAAATGATCTATGTATTCTTCGACCTGAGACCTGTCATTTTCATTTAGGAACTTGTAGGGAACCCGAATGGGGAGAAGGTTACTGCTTCCAAAAGCACACAGTTTATCTTGCAAACACGAGCGGACTAAAAGTGGGAATCACACGTGAAAAACCGGTATCCAATCGCTGGGTGGATCAGGGAGCGCAAGAAGCGATTCCACTTTTAGAAGTTTCATCCAGAAGAGATGCCGGCTTAATAGAAAAACAATTTACCTCTATCATAGATGATAAGACCAAATGGCAGAAGATGGTGACGGAAGATTCCGGCCCCTTCGATTTGATTTCCAAAAAGAAAGAACTTCTGGAAGTATTGGATTCCTGGGATTTAGGAGTTCCATATACAGAATCCGAAGAACAAAAAATCACAAAATTAAGTTATCCTATTTCAGAATACCCCAAAAAATCCAAATCTTTTTCTCCGGATAAGGAAACAGAAATAGATTCCAAATTACTCGGTATCAAAGGGCAGTATCTTTTATTCGAGGATGTTGTCATTAATATCCGAGCTTATGGCGGTTACGAAATCCGTTTATATTCGGAGTGA
- a CDS encoding lipoprotein LipL46, which produces MAKLPILRITALTLILGFTFACATGDGSRRKKKEEFTREGNTITVIGEAPIYNGDIANAKQRAIKDAKVNAVRKVVGEEISNKSQASDGESLGSSLLSKTDAFVKSYDIVAEDQGKIDTQPILKLTVRCTIEESKLSTAVEGLLADVGNPRIVVLVPSKVGGAPVAPLSNGNIAEAEVIKGLKKAGNKIVDPGTASKTVKPSGLNADVVNSLDAGAAILIQAQSSGAEVLVVGSVETEDQTPVTAIGGKQLDRPLFNTAATGPYKVILLWGDGKVVASGNGDARGADITQKVSREKALAGWAEDVTKKVNKQLKEEWFNLTENNTIILKFTGLDADESTKFKDDLAELTAAKDINVRTSNVSGSEWEVTYPGKDALFMDELVYKKDRGFTFLATKKMNVKSAARGVVTLEFTPNK; this is translated from the coding sequence ATGGCAAAGCTGCCCATCCTGCGGATTACCGCTCTCACACTGATTTTAGGTTTCACTTTTGCATGCGCTACGGGTGACGGATCCCGACGCAAGAAAAAAGAAGAATTCACTAGAGAAGGAAATACGATCACCGTGATCGGAGAAGCTCCGATCTATAACGGAGATATAGCAAACGCAAAACAAAGAGCGATTAAAGACGCAAAGGTTAATGCGGTACGTAAAGTAGTTGGTGAAGAAATTTCCAACAAAAGCCAAGCTTCCGATGGAGAAAGTTTGGGCTCTAGTCTACTTTCCAAAACGGATGCATTCGTAAAATCTTACGACATCGTTGCAGAAGACCAAGGCAAGATTGATACTCAACCAATTTTAAAACTTACAGTTCGTTGTACTATCGAAGAATCTAAACTTTCCACTGCTGTAGAAGGTTTACTTGCTGATGTAGGAAATCCAAGAATTGTAGTTTTAGTTCCTTCTAAAGTAGGAGGAGCACCGGTTGCTCCTTTAAGCAATGGTAATATTGCAGAAGCTGAGGTCATCAAAGGATTGAAAAAAGCAGGAAACAAGATCGTGGATCCAGGAACTGCTTCTAAAACTGTTAAACCTTCCGGCTTGAATGCTGATGTGGTAAACTCTCTAGATGCAGGAGCTGCGATCTTAATCCAAGCTCAATCTTCCGGAGCAGAAGTACTTGTTGTAGGATCTGTTGAAACAGAAGACCAAACACCTGTAACTGCAATCGGTGGAAAACAATTGGATAGACCTCTATTCAATACTGCGGCTACAGGACCTTATAAAGTGATCCTACTTTGGGGAGACGGAAAAGTGGTAGCATCCGGAAACGGAGACGCTCGCGGAGCAGACATCACTCAAAAAGTTTCCAGAGAAAAAGCACTTGCTGGTTGGGCAGAAGATGTAACCAAAAAAGTAAACAAACAACTTAAGGAAGAATGGTTCAATCTCACTGAGAACAATACCATCATCCTTAAGTTTACCGGACTGGACGCAGACGAATCCACTAAGTTCAAAGATGATCTGGCAGAATTAACTGCTGCGAAAGACATCAATGTTAGAACTAGCAATGTAAGCGGTTCAGAATGGGAAGTTACCTACCCTGGAAAAGACGCACTGTTTATGGACGAATTAGTCTATAAAAAAGACAGAGGATTTACTTTCTTAGCTACTAAAAAGATGAATGTTAAGTCTGCTGCAAGAGGTGTGGTTACTTTGGAGTTTACTCCGAATAAATAA
- a CDS encoding M48 family metalloprotease: MNKPSIRKYFLVLFLLFSLQGCGWMVDLVFPLDVDRFLGEQFYKEAVTGEGHGKIYKDKSLEKYLQSVVDRILKSKSIQYKDEFKYKVTIIDDDKVINAICAPGGYIFVYTGLLHFVKNEATLAGILSHEIAHAERRHSTKQLSTNLTLYFGLYFVLSYVLGPDLAQHAADIAGLSTNLLGLANSRSMEEEADEYGFGYMRSTPYYPGAIADFFKDIQKEKKVNPELKGVDIPLEKYLSTHPLDEDRISANERRLKEAGIGAPNTKSFFKERYRNNIEKSLGSQEED; the protein is encoded by the coding sequence ATGAATAAACCTTCTATTCGCAAATATTTCCTGGTCCTATTTTTACTTTTTAGCCTACAAGGCTGCGGCTGGATGGTGGACCTTGTTTTTCCACTTGATGTGGACCGTTTTTTAGGAGAACAATTTTACAAGGAAGCGGTTACCGGGGAAGGCCACGGTAAAATCTACAAAGACAAGTCTTTAGAAAAATATTTACAGTCTGTCGTGGATCGTATCTTAAAATCTAAATCTATCCAATATAAGGATGAATTTAAATATAAGGTAACTATAATAGACGACGATAAGGTCATCAACGCCATCTGCGCTCCCGGCGGATATATATTCGTATATACCGGACTTCTTCATTTTGTAAAGAATGAAGCGACCTTGGCAGGTATACTTTCACATGAGATTGCCCATGCGGAAAGAAGGCATTCTACCAAACAATTATCTACAAATCTTACTTTATACTTTGGATTGTACTTTGTGCTTTCTTATGTTCTGGGGCCTGATTTGGCACAGCATGCTGCAGATATCGCAGGGCTTTCTACAAATCTATTAGGTCTTGCAAATTCACGTTCCATGGAAGAAGAAGCAGATGAATATGGTTTTGGCTATATGAGATCTACTCCGTATTATCCGGGGGCAATCGCGGATTTTTTCAAAGATATTCAAAAAGAGAAGAAGGTAAATCCGGAGTTAAAAGGTGTAGATATCCCTTTGGAAAAATATCTAAGCACTCACCCCTTGGACGAGGACAGAATTTCAGCAAATGAAAGAAGACTGAAAGAAGCGGGAATCGGTGCGCCGAATACAAAATCCTTTTTTAAAGAAAGATACCGCAATAATATAGAAAAATCTTTAGGAAGCCAAGAAGAAGATTGA
- a CDS encoding DUF2157 domain-containing protein — protein sequence MNWKKKLKTWVNSGLISQTQAESILKFEDSKKIPYVFYSFLALGIVVIGLGVIAMVAANWEKIHYSVKLFASFTILSAIGISILYSQSKQIWNDTIRYLLVLLLCVLFFANIGLVSQIYHTQGKLYQALLLWSGITILLVIMYPGRVLQHLWIAVFSTSFLSWIDNHPDIGWKERSHYFSLFFFLASWVFAGIAIFTERRLETKESKTSILVNPFLLWAFGFFITSSIWGSFETHDIPNFDQDPEFSRRYDLPFAWYWPLLLPIVLIGVSQIFRSRFSRRKIILFSISGIFLGFLNYPQVFQWYGKYPAMIFFFLAWIPFTFLFFESRIWFDLSLLILGLRFVSVYLEVFGSLLATGIGLIISGIFILGFSIFVFKMREKIRNAANQLFQEEEELGI from the coding sequence ATGAATTGGAAGAAAAAATTAAAAACTTGGGTGAATTCCGGACTCATCAGCCAGACTCAGGCAGAGTCCATTCTCAAATTCGAAGATTCTAAAAAAATTCCTTACGTATTTTATTCCTTTTTAGCCTTGGGGATCGTGGTGATCGGTCTTGGAGTTATCGCCATGGTGGCAGCTAATTGGGAAAAGATCCATTATTCCGTGAAATTGTTCGCGAGTTTTACGATACTTTCTGCGATAGGGATTTCGATTCTATACTCTCAAAGTAAACAGATTTGGAACGATACAATCCGTTATCTTTTAGTGTTACTTCTTTGTGTATTATTTTTTGCGAATATTGGTCTGGTTTCTCAGATCTATCATACACAAGGGAAATTATACCAAGCACTTTTACTTTGGTCAGGGATTACGATCTTACTCGTGATTATGTATCCGGGTAGGGTACTACAACATCTTTGGATCGCGGTATTTAGTACTTCTTTTTTAAGTTGGATAGATAATCATCCGGATATCGGTTGGAAAGAAAGAAGTCATTATTTTTCTCTCTTCTTCTTTTTAGCTTCTTGGGTATTTGCAGGGATTGCGATCTTTACGGAGAGAAGGTTGGAAACTAAAGAGAGTAAAACTTCTATCTTAGTGAATCCTTTTTTACTTTGGGCTTTCGGTTTTTTTATCACGTCCTCTATTTGGGGAAGTTTTGAAACCCATGATATTCCAAATTTCGACCAGGACCCTGAATTTTCCAGAAGATATGATCTTCCGTTCGCATGGTATTGGCCTTTACTTCTTCCAATTGTGTTGATTGGTGTTTCTCAAATTTTCAGAAGCCGTTTTTCTCGCAGAAAAATTATCTTATTTTCCATTTCTGGAATATTCTTAGGATTTCTAAACTATCCTCAGGTATTTCAATGGTATGGAAAATACCCGGCTATGATATTTTTCTTTCTGGCTTGGATTCCGTTTACGTTCTTATTTTTCGAATCCAGAATATGGTTCGATCTATCTTTGTTAATTTTAGGTCTTAGATTTGTATCAGTCTATCTGGAAGTATTCGGAAGTTTACTTGCCACGGGCATTGGTCTTATCATTTCGGGAATATTTATTTTAGGTTTCAGCATTTTCGTATTTAAAATGAGAGAGAAGATCAGAAATGCAGCGAACCAACTCTTCCAAGAAGAGGAGGAATTAGGAATATGA